A genomic region of Elephas maximus indicus isolate mEleMax1 chromosome 10, mEleMax1 primary haplotype, whole genome shotgun sequence contains the following coding sequences:
- the INAFM2 gene encoding putative transmembrane protein INAFM2 encodes MKERDAAPAERGKPATYTGDKKAKMAAKTNKKWVRLATVFAYVLSVSLAAIVLAVYYSLIWQPVGAGTSGGAAGPPPGGSNATSPYGTSGAAPGPNATGSSRREAPRDAPPLQAVRPAPPEPPADSPPTGPLERPQGPDEDEEEAAAAPGSR; translated from the coding sequence ATGAAGGAGCGCGACGCGGCCCCGGCCGAGCGGGGCAAGCCGGCCACCTACACCGGGGACAAGAAGGCGAAGATGGCGGCCAAGACCAACAAGAAGTGGGTCCGGCTCGCCACCGTGTTCGCCTACGTGCTGTCCGTGTCGCTGGCCGCCATCGTGCTCGCCGTCTACTACAGCCTCATCTGGCAGCCGGTGGGCGCCGGGACCTCAGGGGGAGCCGCCGGCCCGCCCCCCGGCGGCTCCAACGCCACCAGCCCGTACGGGACTTCGGGGGCGGCGCCGGGGCCCAACGCCACGGGGTCGTCCCGCCGCGAGGCGCCACGCGACGCGCCCCCGCTGCAGGCGGTGCGGCCCGCGCCTCCGGAGCCCCCCGCCGACAGCCCCCCGACCGGGCCGCTCGAGCGGCCGCAGGGACCGGACGAGGACGAGGAGGAAGCGGCAGCGGCGCCCGGGAGTCGCTGA